The genomic interval GGGGCTCCTGGAGAAAGGGGAGCGGCGGGCGACCTGACCAACCCCCTTGGTCACGTCGCCCGCCGCTCTGGGGAGAAGGCTTTACTCCCGTGCGAAAGGTCTATCCCGAAGCGTACGTCGCTCTCTTCCTACGACGTTTCGGCGAGCGTCACGGTTGCGGTCTTTTCGACTCCGTTTCGGGTGTACGTCACCTGCACCTGGTCACCCACCTTGCCGGCCTGTACCGCACCGACCAGATCGTCGGCGTCGCCGATCTTCCGGTCGCCGAACTGGGTCACCACGTCACCCTGCTGGAGGCCGGCCTTGGCCGCCGGGCTGTTCGGCACGACACCGCTGACCAGCGCCCCGCCGTTCTCCGCCGGGGTGACCTGGACGCCGAGGGACGGGTGGCTGACCTTCTCGCCGCGCTGGAGCGCCTCGGCGACCGCCTTGGCCTTGTTGCTCGGGATGGCGAAGCCGACGCCGATGTTGCCGCTGCCCTGGCCGGCGGTGAGGATCGCGGTGTTGATGCCGATCACCTCCGCCTTGGTGTTGACCAGCGCGCCGCCGGAGTTGCCCGGGTTGATCGGGGCGTCGGTCTGGAGCAGGCCGGAGATCGAGCTGACCGCGCCCTGCTGCGGCTGCTCGAACGGGTTCTGCTGCTCGCCCTCGCCACCCGCCCGGATGGTCCGGTCCCGGGCGCTGATGATGCCGGCGGTCACCGAGCCCTGTAGGCCGAGCGGGCTGCCCAGCGCCAGGACCTGGTCGCCGACCTGCATCGCGTCGCTGTCGCCGAGCTTCGCGACGGCCAGTCCGGAGACACCCTCGGCCTTCACCACGGCCAGGTCGGTCTTCGGGTCGGTGCCGATCACGTCCGCGTCGGCGGTCTTACCGTCGGCGAAGAACACCTTGACCGTGCCGCCGCCGCTGGCGCTGGCCACCACGTGGTTGTTGGTCAGCACGAAGCCGTCGGCGCTGATCACCACGCCGGAGCCCTCAGTGCTGCCCGTGCTGATCGACACCACGCTGTCCTGCACCTGGGCGGCGATCTTCGGCAGGTCGGCAGCGTTGATCACGGGGGCCGCCGAGTAGGTCCGGTTGGTCACCGTCGGCCCGTCGTCCAGGGCCGTCGCGATGGCCCCACCGGCGAGACCGGAGCCGACCATCAGGGCCAGCGCGGCCACGCCGACCGCCACGGCCCGGCCGATCCGGCCGGGACCGGAGCGGCCCGGTGCCGGAGTGCCCGGGGTGGCCCAGGGCGGCACCGGGCCGCCGTGCTGCGGCGGCTGCGGCGCACCGGGGTGCCCCGGTGCCCAGGGCGAGTGGTGCTGGCCGCCGGTCGGCGCCTGCCACGGGCTGGCACCGGCCTGCGCCGGAGCATCACCGGGGCGCCCGGTGGGCGGGAGACTGTACGGCTGGCCGGAGGCGGGCGCCGTGCCGTAGGAGCCGGCGCCGTACGGCTGGCCGGAGGCGGGCGCGGCGGCGTAGGGGTTGCCGCCGTAGGAGTGTCCGGAGGCGGGCGCGCCGCCGTACGGCTGGCCCGGGGCCGGCGCACCCGCGTACGGCTGGCCGGAGGCGGGCACCCCGCTGTACGGCTGCTCGGCGGTCTGCCCCGTCGCCGGGTACCCCCCGGCGTTGTACCGCTCGACGCTCGGCGCTGCGGCGGTCGACGGCTCGGCGCGCTCGCCGGTCGGGGAGCCGTCCGAGGTACCGGTGGCGGCGAAGCTGGCGGTCGGGTCGCCGGAGCCGGCGGGGGTTGCGGCCGGGGCGGCCGGGTCGGCGGTCGAGGCGCCGGCGTCGGACTGCCCGCGGTCGTCGCGCGGCAGCTCGGCGGTGGGATGCGAGTGCTCGCGGTCGGCGGTCACCGGCCGCCGCTGCGGGTCGGTCTCGAAGTCGCTCATGGCTTTACCTTGCCCCCTCGCTCTGCGACGTACCTTGAACCTGCCTGAATATTGGCTGGGAATTACTCTACGTCGATTGATTCGGAGATCTCCGGCTCCTCGGAGGTCTCCGGCGCACGCGGCAGCCGGACCCGGAAGGTCGCACCGCCACCCGGGGTGTCAACCACCTCGACGCTGCCGTTATGCCCCGCCACCAGGGCCGCGACGATGGCCAGCCCGAGCCCGGTGCTGACCCCGCCACCCGCCGCACGGGTCCGCGCGGCGTCCGCCCGGTAGAAGCGCTCGAAGACCCGCTCGGCCTGCTCCGCCGAGAGCCCCGGCCCGGTGTCGGCGACCTCGATCACCGCGTCGTCCCGTTCGGCCCGCAGCCGCAGCGTCACCGCCGCCTCCGGCGGGGTGTGGGTGAGCGCGTTGGTCATCAGGTTCCCGAGCACCTGCCGCAGCCGGGCGTCGTCGCCGAGCACCACCAGCGAGCCGGCCCCGGGCTCGATCTCCAGGCTGATCGGGCGGTCCGGTGCGACCACCTTGGCGGCCTGCACCGCGTCGCTGGCCAGCACCGGCAGCTCCACCGGGGCCAGGGTGAACGGCCGTTCCCGGTCGAGCCGGGCCAGCAGCAGCAGATCCTCGACGAGCAGGCCCATCCGGGCCGCCTCGTCCTCGATCCGGCGGATCAGCCGGGCGGTGTCCTCCGGCGAGCCGGTGACACCCTGCCGGTACAACTCGGCGAAGCCCCTGATGGTGGTCAGCGGGGTACGCAGTTCGTGCGAGGCGTCCGCGATGAACTGCCGCATCCGCTCCTCCGAGCGCAGCGCCCGGGACTCCGACGCCTGGGCGGCGAGGGCGGCGTTGCGGGCCGCGGTCGCCGCGCTGCGGGCGTTCACCTCGGCCGCCCGGGCCGCCGACTCCGACGCGGCCCGGGCGGTGAAGGCCACCTCGATCTGGCTGAGCATCGTGTTCAGCGCCCGGGACAGCCGGCCGAGTTCGGTTTTCGCCTCCGCCTCGCCCGGCTCCGGATCGGGTACCCGTCTGGAGAGGTCTCCGCCGGCGATGGCCGCCGTGGTCCGCTCGATCTCCACGAGCGGTTTCAGACTGGTACGCACGATCGCCGCCCCGGCCGCGGCGAGCGTGATCAACACCGAGCCGCCGACGAGTACGTCGATCCAGATGAGTTCCTTGACCGCCAGGTCGACGTCGGTCAGGTGCTGCCCGACCGCCAGGAAGGTGCCGTTCGGCCACTGCACGACCAGCATCCGCCAGCGGAACCTGTGGTCGGTCGAGGAGACGGTGAAGAAGTCCTTGCCGGCGTGCCGCTCGTACCAGTCGGGGTCGCTGA from Plantactinospora sp. BC1 carries:
- a CDS encoding cell wall metabolism sensor histidine kinase WalK, which codes for MNVALPLKGRLRATPLRVKLVAAVLVLVAAALVVISVMTAFFLRSYLVGRIDKELASFARDANAAQVEQLYEAIAAGRSALPTDYLIVRADREAGFFQPLYDRTLDPTNLPGALSDPDWYERHAGKDFFTVSSTDHRFRWRMLVVQWPNGTFLAVGQHLTDVDLAVKELIWIDVLVGGSVLITLAAAGAAIVRTSLKPLVEIERTTAAIAGGDLSRRVPDPEPGEAEAKTELGRLSRALNTMLSQIEVAFTARAASESAARAAEVNARSAATAARNAALAAQASESRALRSEERMRQFIADASHELRTPLTTIRGFAELYRQGVTGSPEDTARLIRRIEDEAARMGLLVEDLLLLARLDRERPFTLAPVELPVLASDAVQAAKVVAPDRPISLEIEPGAGSLVVLGDDARLRQVLGNLMTNALTHTPPEAAVTLRLRAERDDAVIEVADTGPGLSAEQAERVFERFYRADAARTRAAGGGVSTGLGLAIVAALVAGHNGSVEVVDTPGGGATFRVRLPRAPETSEEPEISESIDVE
- a CDS encoding S1C family serine protease is translated as MSDFETDPQRRPVTADREHSHPTAELPRDDRGQSDAGASTADPAAPAATPAGSGDPTASFAATGTSDGSPTGERAEPSTAAAPSVERYNAGGYPATGQTAEQPYSGVPASGQPYAGAPAPGQPYGGAPASGHSYGGNPYAAAPASGQPYGAGSYGTAPASGQPYSLPPTGRPGDAPAQAGASPWQAPTGGQHHSPWAPGHPGAPQPPQHGGPVPPWATPGTPAPGRSGPGRIGRAVAVGVAALALMVGSGLAGGAIATALDDGPTVTNRTYSAAPVINAADLPKIAAQVQDSVVSISTGSTEGSGVVISADGFVLTNNHVVASASGGGTVKVFFADGKTADADVIGTDPKTDLAVVKAEGVSGLAVAKLGDSDAMQVGDQVLALGSPLGLQGSVTAGIISARDRTIRAGGEGEQQNPFEQPQQGAVSSISGLLQTDAPINPGNSGGALVNTKAEVIGINTAILTAGQGSGNIGVGFAIPSNKAKAVAEALQRGEKVSHPSLGVQVTPAENGGALVSGVVPNSPAAKAGLQQGDVVTQFGDRKIGDADDLVGAVQAGKVGDQVQVTYTRNGVEKTATVTLAETS